A stretch of Colletotrichum lupini chromosome 2, complete sequence DNA encodes these proteins:
- a CDS encoding 3-oxoacyl-(acyl-carrier-protein) reductase, with protein MFARKVFCVTGAASGIGRSTAIILAQRGAAALAVSDVNAAGLDETVRECEKAGAKVLASKVDVRQDHEVKSWIQESFAKFGRLDGAANVAGVAGGTGSTIIETIAQEDWDRTIGVNLNGVLNCMRAQLPLLPKPGGAIVNVSSTSGQRGLPHSAAYATSKFGVIGLTESAAGEYGRDGIRINTILPGPVDTKIFRDGEALGLFDSDTLSKDTLLRRMGQPDEIAKVICFLLSEDASYVTGAGKAIFSHTSGTRESHQVLSGSIQVLASTHNTPLDLSSEADIEQYKIDRTQSLFLSSRVIAPDKGTSALVTVLNPGEEWPMHRTMTFDVVYMLEGVVELHLDSGEKRVVRSGDSVTQRGTKHKWVNVTPDGGVAKGIVFAQAAGDVIQAGGYSLSNGWD; from the exons ATGTTCGCGCGTAAGGTGTTCTGCGTCACCGGTGCCGCATCG GGTATAGGTCGATCTACTGCAATAATACTAGCGCAAAGAGGCGCTGCTGCTCTCGCGGTCAGCGACGTGAATGCAGCGGGTTTAGATGAGACCGTCAGAGAGT GCGAGAAAGCTGGGGCCAAAGTCCTAGCTTCCAAAGTCGACGTCCGCCAAGATCATGAGGTGAAGTCCTGGATCCAAGAGTCTTTCGCCAAGTTTGGCAGACTCGATGGGGCTGCCAATGTTGCTGGAGTCGCTGGCGGGACGGGATCTACAATCATTGAGACAATC GCACAAGAAGACTGGGACAGGACCATAGGCGTCAATCTCAACGGGGTTCTCAACTGCATGCGAGCTCAACTACCGCTGTTACCCAAACCAGGAGGAGCAATCGTCAATGTGTCAAGCACCTCCGGCCAGAGAGGTCTACCGCACAGCGCCGCGTACGCAACAAGCAAGTTCGGCGTCATTGGGTTGACAGAATCAGCCGCTGGGGAATACGGCAGGGATGGCATCCGGATCAACACGATATTGCC CGGGCCGGTCGATACCAAAATCTTTCGAGACGGCGAGGCATTGGGACTCTTTGACTCGGACACGCTTTCCAAGGATACTTTGCTTCGCCGGATGGGCCAACCTGATGAGATCGCAAAGGTCATCTGCTTTCTCTTGAGTGAAGATGCCTCATACGTGACAGGAG CCGGAAAAGCCATCTTCTCCCACACCTCAGGGACCCGAGAATCGCACCAAGTTCTCTCGGGCTCAATTCAAGTCCTCGCTTCCACCCACAACACACCACTCGACCTCTCCAGCGAGGCGGACATTGAACAGTACAAGATCGATCGCACGCAGTCCCTGTTCCTGAGCTCGCGCGTCATCGCACCAGACAAGGGCACCTCGGCGCTCGTCACGGTCCTCAACCCTGGCGAGGAGTGGCCGATGCACAGGACCATGACGTTTGACGTGGTGTATATGCTAGAAGGCGTGGTGGAGCTGCACCTCGACTCCGGGGAGAAGCGGGTCGTGAGGTCCGGCGATTCGGTCACGCAGAGGGGGACGAAGCATAAGTGGGTGAATGTCACGCCGGACGGCGGGGTAGCGAAGGGGATCGTCTTTGCGCAGGCTGCCGGAGATGTTATTCAAGCTGGAGGCTATAGCCTCTCCAATGGTTGGGATTGA